The DNA segment TCAATCTTCCTAAGGCTTTAGTAAGAGTATCAGCTTTCTGTAGACTCCCAGCAATGTGCTCCACGTCCACTTGACCATTGTCTACGTCCAGCTTGCTTTGCTTGTTCGCGTGAAGTTGATGACCATAATGCAAATGTGCCTTTACTACGTCCATGAAACACTGGATTCTTCGTAAGAGCAATTGCAGATTTGTTATCTATCCGAACCACCACCTTCTCACACGATTCTTTCATTACTTCAGCAAGAAGTTCTTGTAACCAAATCGCTTGTTTTACCGCCTCAGTAGCCGACAAGTCCGGCAATCGTTCAGGTAAAACGGGTAGTAGAAGTAACCCAAGCACCCTATGATCCTGCGATAGTCTTTTTCATCAACGCTTTCTTCCTCTTGTGCCTTCGAGAGTTTCAGACCTGCATCCATTGGATATTGTGTTGCGTTGCAGTCAATCATGTTTGTCTCTTCAAGAACCTTCTTTGCATAGCTCGCTTGTTTGATAGATATTCCACCATTGTGTTGAATGACTTCAATGCCTAGATAATAGGTTAAGAGTCCAAGATCACTCGTCTCGAACTTGTTTGACATATTGCTCTTGAACTCGTCTATCATCTCTGGTTTCGACCCTGTGATCAACAAATCATCAACATATACCGCCACAAGCAACACATCAAGGTCTGTCTTCAAGCGATACAGAGATGCCTCCTTTGTGCATCTAGCAAACTTCAGATCCTCGAGGGTTTTATTCAGCTTCTCATTCCATGCCCTCGGGGCTTATTTCAGACCATACAGCGCCTTCTTCAACCTGTAAACTTTCTCTTCACTTCCTTTGACTATATATCCCTCCGGTTAACTTACgtaaacattttttcttttgttttcacaACAAAAGGCTATAAAACTAAGAAGATTCCTGGTCCAAGAGCCACCTCGGGGGAATTGAGTCAACATAAACCATACTTAcgtaaacattttatttaaatgaaacaattttaagaaataaaatttgctaatttaactatttaatatatttttcatatttaattcatatagcacttctatttttatataatacataatataattatataatttattaaaatagtatataatttttattttcttgttttatgataaaattttagttaacattgatttataacaatattatattactaattacaaaattaattaatattttattttataaaaatatttaaattttaagtaagattttgttagattctttctcaacacattttgttataattaaaaaaaaatcaaatttatagttagtttattattaatgtaaataatcaaatatgtcacattaactaattttttaagtGGTCCTACTTTGACTTGTTAATGTTAGACAAAAATAggaccctaaattaatagattaaacTAGTGATTGACCTATGGTTTATTAGTGTTTTATATCAAGGACTGGATTCTTTGCTAACATAAGATTGACCCATCCTTTGAAAGgcatgtatatttttgttttatattcttttttgaaatttaattttcatatttatgttttcttttttttttaataaaattcatatttatgttttctttgtaatcatatttatgtttttctttgtaattatatttgtatttttctttgtaATCCTATTTAGCAAAATAATatgtattttgtaaaatttgatcTATTGTAAACAAAAACTATGTTACATTGAAAGTGCGGAATTAATGTTTTAACGATAACCTTTTTATTTATctaactttttaattatatatataattaatgtttaTATGAACTATTTTAGTTGGTATAATAGATGGATTAAGATTTTAGGCAAGAATTTTGACCCgcataaaacataatattattttaatttaatatatatagaatttttattttcagttttatttctattttttaaattttagtttttgattttatatctataaatagaaggagataatatattttatgttatcaAATATAACCAAAGTTTAATcctattaaatataattttcaatattCATAATGTTTAGTTTTTGATCTGTTATTTTTCACCTGTACAGTTACtataaatttaatatgatatatttttttacaaaataacctatgttcttttaaataaatctgaaatatttaagaatggtCAAACAATTTGTATTACTATATTTGTATCAAAGtaggataatatatttatttaagtcATGTcacttgattttaattttatgtcaaagttataaaatttaaataagaaagttcttttttattttctcttcttATTAGTATAAACTTCGGCCAAAACTaatataagataatttttattgaaaatatatttataaatagtttttgttAGGTATTAAATTACAATATTGAAACTGATATTTATATGAATTCCGGTTTATTAAAGGTGATAGTTAGTAATTGGGTGGTTAGTTATTAAGTTTTTGAACTATGCCTTGAAaacaaacagttttttttttggttaaataaaaaaatatgaatatttttatgcattggttaattttttttttaaaatcctacCTTTTGATGCgtatatgatttttattatacacaaaagtatatattttagaaGTTTTCTATGTATAGAAATATTCCTCTTTTTGGAATTATTGtttctaatatttattaaaatactaaatatatTGATTACATATTATTTGGAGTAACGTAAATGAAacaaatatattgaaaaaaaaatcttaagatTAGTATTTGATGTATTAGGCATACttgatgtattatatatttgtttaatacAGTAAAAgaatttgttaatatatttttttatatatccaaatttatttagtttttgtattttatatttcagaTTGTAATTTTagaactaaaaatattaatcaaaaacCTGTTCTAATGACTTTTATTATTTAGACCTTTAATAAAGGGTTAGTGGGTtagtttacaaaatatatatatatatatatatatatatatatagggttaGTGGGTTATGATTATATTATTTGCTTAAAATTAATATGTATGTTCATTTATGATTgttagatggatcttggacagcaTCTGCCAATTTTAGTGGAGGTGGATGGGTTTGGATGGACAGTAGGAGGAATACTCAGCTCATGGAGATAAGAAATCTTACTAGACGTGAATCAGCCTTGCATTCGGAAGTAGAATCACTGCAGTGGGCAATGGAGAAAATGCTCCAGCGCTCAACATGCCAGAGCTTTGGGACGGACTGTAAGGAGATGATTGCAATGTTAGAGGAACCTCATGCttggccaagctttgcgacAGAATTGGAGAAGATAGAGACGCTACGGATATGCTTCCCAGATTTCAGCATCATACATGTTCCACGAGCGCGTAAtcaaatttcagattttttagctaagactgttAGATCCTTCCATATGGAGTTACTTTTCATTGGTTCTATTCCGGTATGGTTATCCAGACCacttcaagtttgagtaatgGAATGACCGTTTGatgtcaaaaaagaaagaaaataaatagttggttataacatttattaatatgtcatgattatgttttaataaaatagatgtaTAAAGAGATAAAACGATAACGGCCCATTAAGTATTCCCAAAACGTCCAAGTCGATGGACTCACTCTTATTGTCTACGGAGATCTTCTTCATCTCCAGATCTCGAATCGGTTTGTATATCTCTTCCCatgttttgctctgtttttgaGATTTGGCAATGGTAGAGAGCTGTGTTAATGTTTTATGAACTTAAAGTTTCACACTTTTAATTTGAATTCAAACTTGTATTTCAGGTTGGTGAAGCAATGGTTCTTGATGGGATTGTATCATCACCATTACGAAGGCCACACGCGCCAAAGAAGCAGTGAGAGGACTTGGGTAGCCAGATTGAGAATTTTGATTGTTCCGAGTTCCCTACGGTAATAAgcaaatattattatatcagGCTTTCTTGAAAGCTTTGGGTGTCTCCATGTACTTAAATATCTTTCCTTTTTACCTTTGATAAGAGAATTGCTGGAGAGATCAAATCATTCTCAACTGAAGGATGGGTTGCTCCAAAGCTTTCCAAACGGATGGACAAGTTCATGCTCTATCTTCTCACTGCTGGTAAGAAAGCTTTGGCTGATGGTGGTGTAACTTCTGATGAAGTAATGGCTGAGTTTAACAAAGCCAAATGTGGAGTTTTGATTGGCTCTGCAATGGGTGGCATGAAGGTACACTCTGAAGCCAAAGATTGGGGAATTATTTGCTAATCGTTGCATCTCTAACAATCTGGTAGTGATACAGGTCTTCAATGATGCTATTGTAAGCGCTGAAGATCTCTTACAAGAAGATGAATCCTTTCTGTGTACCTTTCGCCACAACAAACATGGGTTCTGCTATGCTTTTTATAAATTTGTCTTAGGATCTTTTTATTACTTGTCATACAAGTTTGTGTCATGAACTCAACAATTAATTTACTAAGAGACAACTAAAAGTCCCACCAGTAATTACCATTTTTACAAAAAGTCCTTAACAATGTCCTAatctaaaaataacaataaaaaactcTAAGGACTTAAAACTAAGGACAAtggataatcatgctcttacaGTTCTCTAACTACTCaccatttttcttttctttttaaaccCTTCTATTACGCAAGAAAGGGTTTATTCAAAGAAGATTAATGGTTTGATGATGACAGATGGCCAGCAGAATTATTCAAAGAGGTAAAGTAAGAACCACTGTAGTGGAGATTCATGAGGAATCCAGCAGCTGATCTTCCAACCATCCCGCTTTTTCGCTCAGCAACTGGAGTAGTCTGAACCCACCAATCCACCAACTCATGCAGCTTCTGTGTAGAACGCACGGTCTCTTCCCTTAGCCATATCTCCACCTGCAAGATCCAACCAAAAGGAGATCAAGATCTGAGttttaaagagagagagagagagagagagagagagagagagagagagagagagagagagagagagagagagagagagagagagagagagagagagagagagagagtcattACTTCGTTCTCGCTTTGCAGACCGAGCTTCTTCGCTACATACTTCTTGAGATATGAGACCGGTAAGTTTCCATCACTGTGAAGATACACAAATAAAATCATCACTATCACACATTCTCAAACAAGCTGTTATGTCTTCAGAGCAAAGATCCAGTGATCACTTACGTTCGTATGTATTGACTGCAGATTTGTGGCAGTAGAGGCCTATTATAAGTGTTCCTGAAAACGAACAATCAAGAGCTTCAGAATCTAAGCTTAAAAGCGACAATGTGAAGAAAATAGTAGAATGTCTTTTACTGATTCCGGGCAGCGATTAGTGAAAGCCAAACTTTGTTCTTCTCTGCTTCCACAGACATGGCAGCTTGTGATGAACTCGTATCCACATGCATTCGGGGTTTCAAAaccggaggagaagaagaagcttttcCTTTCCCTTTCTGACCAGAGACCGTCCTCGGGGTAGAGAAACTTTCTTGCTTTTCTTTACCTTTGTTCTTCGGTTTCTCACCAGGGATTCTCTCGGTAAGGACAGTGTTCTGTTTCTCTTTGCCATTTGGAGTTATTGCAGTCTCAGCAATCAGTGCAATATGGTTGTTCTTATCAGTAGTACTCAAGGACTTACCAAGATCATCCGATGATACTGGAATCTCTTTCTTATCTTTCCTAGAGTTGGTTTCCATTTGTATGCATCCTTTAGATGTTGATGCTCCAGCCTGTGATGCATCACTCAGTaacaaacatattttaaacactaaaaaacaaaatgatataGTAATAAGCTTTTTACTAACCAAAACATTGTTTTGCTTGCCAAGCTTCTTTGGTTCCAATGGCTCAGGTGGAGTTGATCCTCCAGACGAAGTTGCTATGTGTGAAGTTagatattttttcttctttctggAGTATTTCAAAGAGGTTCCTGAATTCGGTTTGAAGAATATTTTCTTCAAGTCATCCCAAGTGTTATCCAGCCTGCACTTTCATAACTAAGTTAAATATTTGATGTTCCAGTTTTTGGTAAAGTTCATAGACATATTTATAACCAatgttaagaaaaagaaaaagacattGTGAAACTCAAGATTTGATGACATATTGTATTTGAttttgagtatatatatataaaaggtgACTATACTTGAGTTTATCAAGAGGATCAACACCAAGATCAACATTGCAGACTGGACAAGCTTTCAGATTCTCTACTGTGAACTTGTCCTCTATGCATCTCCTGCAAACTTTTCAAACACTCCTTTTCAAGATATCAATGATCAtaaaatcgtatgaatatgaagtctcatttaatagatattcatattgatatatatatatatatatatatatatatatatatatatatatatatatatatatatatatgtctatttaatatagtttaaattgaactatataccatataaaaaaatacacaattatgttaatttcgaaatttgCATTGAACACGTATTGAgacattaatattttgattttgaaatttgcattgatAAAATcttacattaaaatttttgtagttaatgtttaaatttttttgttacaggaaatatacaaattttaataaaatcatatgaatagcaagtctgaataataaatattatattacaatatactatatatctaacTCAATATCACTGAAATTTAATCATATAccagataaaataataaaatgattgttttgatttactTACCAAACAAATATTGTCaataaataagatatatattatttttatttatgtggtTACTCGAATTTAATTATGTACATTATACGGAAATGAACacaattttattgttaatatgtaaaaattatatgtatacataatCTCATCCCGCGCatggcgcggatcttaacctagtatctattgaaagagagaaaattctatatttttattaaatatacgTGAatgatataatatgatttcaacAGAAACATGAGATGCCAACAAAGTAACAGCAAGAGCATTTTATCGAGTGAGATacccaaaaaatatttaaaattaaatattaatattttaatatcattaaaatttttaattaaaataaaatctgaaCCAATCATAGTTATGTAAATGGCTGGGGGGTTTTTGAAGAGATTCTCGAAGTTTCTCATTAGTGATAGAAAATCAAGTTtcattctctttcttctttttatatctttttaatttaattattagatACTTTATGAGACACCAACACGGATACCATTAAAGATATTGATCTaacataattacaaaaaaaatttgataataaCAAACCAAACAATAAGTCGATTCATATATATCACATGATAGCCAAAGAAGATTTTCAAAATCGcagtgaaatatagagaaagCTAGGCAATAAAAATCAAAGACTCACATATGTGGTTACACTCGGTGATGTTTGTGGGATGATCAAATAAATTTTTGCAGATAAGGCAATTGAATAATGGGACCACATTTTGCTTCAAAACAATCTCCTTCTCCATTTCCACAAGTCTCAAAGAAAAGTTGTGCGGCTATATGATTagaaaaagataaaacaatGTCTTATATCTTATTAAAGTGAAGGGTTTGccctaataattttatattatttttataatgctCCGACCGTCCACAACTAATAGACTTTTCATGGGCCAAATAATTTCATTGGAAGATTAATTAGATCTCAGCCCATATATCACTtgattaacaaaaattaatgagatttatatttagatattaaattaCCATTAAGTATTTTTCAAGGAATGGACTTTGAGATTATACACAATTAGAGGTCGAAATGAATTTGGTGTTTTAAAAAGGAAATGTATTTAATTTCTACATTCGGGTAATGCAGTATAatgtatatgaaacaaaatttaCAACACAATATGTTGATTATTAAccatttaatatgttttttcttgtgtagaaaaaaaattacattgtatctattttgaatatattaaaCTGTCTCATATTCATTATTTAACAAATTAGAGAGAATGTTCACAAACTTCTATCGACGAGTAAACACTAGAACCTTTGGTTCATAATCAGAAATGtaagtataatttatattaaatattcatGTATATATAACTGATATTAATTTTGACTGCATAATTTATAGAGAGTAAATATATAGTTGCATTGGAcatttgaaattaaattatgCTAATTTTGTATGATTTTATTGTGAATATTATTCtataagataaaaataattaaactttGATCGGCGCACTCAtgccatgttttttttttttgtcttaattTTTGATAATAGTCATTacctttttagtatttttttttgtcaaaaaactaaattattgaTTTTGTTGTTTATATTTAGTGTGAGATatatattatgataaattttCTGGATATACATTTTGAATCTAAttggtttaaaaaataaaataattgtataaCACAATTCAGGTCGGTTTACAATTTTGAGAAATGATTTTATACATTGACGTATATTACTTAGTTCCATAATTCAGAATAACAGTATGATTATTATTCCATGAAATAGTTGTATACAaataatacaaaacaaaatttgttcTACAAACGACACAACATATTCAATTTTATGTTCTGTAGTAACAAGTGGCATGATTAGAATGGATCATGGAtgcaattcaaaatttttatgttGGAATAACGAATACAGATTAGATGCTAGTGTTTCTACGGTCTTTATTATATGCACGATACTATTTCAAGGAGAAATCTACTCATACAACATAATTGTTGAAATAATAATTATCATTAATCTTGTGAAATTTCTGGATGTACTTAAATTACTTTTGGAGGAAAATATTAGAATTTGGTCAATACAATAAATTTTTTGTCGTATATGCATGACCAATTATATTCCGATTTGATATAGCTAAATATAATTTGCTATTTTAAATGATGTGTTAATTATGGTAAATCAAaacatgtattatattttagcGGGTCACAATAATTTATTACAGAATTGAGTAATAATAGTTTAATACAAAAAtaccttaaataaaaattctagtGTAcggttttaattaaaaaatcacacactataaaaaattatatttctgtTGTAATAGATAAAATATCTACAAAGTTTTATTCCAGTGTAGTCAATAAACCATTTGTTAAAAGAGACAGAAAACATACATGATTAATGCTAAGTTGAAATTCtagtctattttattaaaaagaaatacaatTTAGAAATAACCTTTATATCATGtgttatttacattttatgGCATTGAAATTCtagtctattttattaaaaagaaagtATAATTTAGAATTAACATTTATGTCAAgtgttatttaaattttatgccACTAAAAACAATCCTCTTCTACAAGACAATACTACTAGATACAACCAGTTTATGCTATCATTTATGAATATACATCTTTCTGTGAGATATAGTTTTGACGAAAATATTGACAGGTGAAGATAATATTGTTTGAGCTCTGAGAATCAATCTAAAATAACAATCGAAAGAGAGGAAATTGTATAGTTTAATTCAATATGTGAATGATATAACATGATTTCAACAGAAGTGATGCCAAAAAAGTAACAGAGAATTTTTATGAGGTAGATACccaaatattatttgaaaagctGAACCAATCATTAAATGGCATAGGTTTTCTGAAAAGATCCTTGAAGTTTCTGATTTGAGAAAGCGAACCAAGcttcaatttctttttttttctttcatatttgtttatttcaaaga comes from the Brassica rapa cultivar Chiifu-401-42 chromosome A01, CAAS_Brap_v3.01, whole genome shotgun sequence genome and includes:
- the LOC103834008 gene encoding probable E3 ubiquitin protein ligase DRIPH, whose product is MEKEIVLKQNVVPLFNCLICKNLFDHPTNITECNHIFCRRCIEDKFTVENLKACPVCNVDLGVDPLDKLKLDNTWDDLKKIFFKPNSGTSLKYSRKKKKYLTSHIATSSGGSTPPEPLEPKKLGKQNNVLAGASTSKGCIQMETNSRKDKKEIPVSSDDLEKQNTVLTERIPGEKPKNKGKEKQESFSTPRTVSGQKGKGKASSSPPVLKPRMHVDTSSSQAAMSVEAEKNKVWLSLIAARNQNTYNRPLLPQICSQYIRTDGNLPVSYLKKYVAKKLGLQSENEVEIWLREETVRSTQKLHELVDWWVQTTPVAERKSGMVGRSAAGFLMNLHYSGSYFTSLNNSAGHLSSSNH
- the LOC103834001 gene encoding 3-oxoacyl-[acyl-carrier-protein] synthase II, chloroplastic-like — its product is MDKFMLYLLTAGKKALADGGVTSDEVMAEFNKAKCGVLIGSAMGGMKVFNDAIVSAEDLLQEDESFLCTFRHNKHGFCYAFYKFVLGSFYYLSYKFVS